The following coding sequences lie in one Candidatus Kinetoplastibacterium sorsogonicusi genomic window:
- a CDS encoding acetylornithine transaminase codes for MQTSKYNTKSLMDIINRPDLIFVKGHNSWLEDADGKSYLDFMQGWAVNVLGHCPNEIKETIHKQSELLINPSPAFYNLPSIQLSSKLVSSSCFDKVFFANSGAEANEGAIKLARKWGQIKKNGAYKIITMHNSFHGRTLATMSASGKQGWDKKFAPQVDGFYKATLNNIESVIDLIDNETVAIMLELVQGEAGVILADKLFVRELRKISQEKNILLIVDEVQTGMGRTGSLFAYQQFNIEPDIMTLGKGIGGGVPLSALLCKKNISVFEYGDQGGTYNGNPLCTAVGVTIIDILNSPNFLNSVNLKADKLSLELNLLANRLNLRGERGLGMLRALILNEYDDGPKIVEMARNYNPQGLLINSPRKDLIRFMPALNITEDEINIMINILEKVIIESRL; via the coding sequence ATGCAAACTAGTAAATATAACACAAAAAGTCTTATGGATATTATCAATCGTCCTGATTTAATTTTTGTGAAAGGACATAATTCTTGGTTAGAAGATGCTGATGGTAAATCATATTTAGATTTTATGCAAGGTTGGGCGGTAAATGTTTTAGGACACTGCCCAAATGAAATAAAAGAAACTATACATAAGCAAAGTGAGTTATTGATAAATCCATCTCCAGCTTTCTATAATTTGCCTTCTATTCAATTATCTTCTAAATTAGTATCATCATCTTGTTTTGATAAAGTATTTTTTGCAAATAGTGGTGCAGAAGCTAATGAAGGAGCAATTAAATTAGCTAGAAAATGGGGTCAAATAAAAAAAAATGGAGCATATAAAATTATTACAATGCATAATAGTTTTCATGGTCGCACTTTGGCTACTATGTCTGCTTCAGGAAAACAAGGATGGGATAAAAAATTTGCTCCACAAGTAGATGGTTTTTATAAAGCTACTTTAAATAATATTGAATCTGTTATTGATCTAATAGATAATGAGACTGTTGCTATTATGCTAGAGCTAGTACAAGGAGAAGCTGGAGTTATTCTTGCTGATAAATTATTTGTTAGAGAATTAAGAAAAATATCACAAGAAAAAAATATATTACTAATAGTAGATGAAGTACAAACAGGAATGGGACGAACAGGTTCTTTATTTGCATATCAACAATTTAATATAGAACCAGATATTATGACTTTAGGAAAAGGTATTGGTGGTGGAGTTCCTTTGTCTGCTTTGCTTTGCAAAAAAAATATTTCTGTTTTTGAGTATGGTGATCAAGGTGGTACCTATAATGGAAATCCTCTATGTACAGCGGTTGGAGTTACTATAATTGATATATTAAATTCTCCTAATTTCCTTAATTCAGTAAATTTAAAGGCAGATAAATTATCTTTAGAATTAAATTTACTTGCTAATCGTTTAAATTTAAGAGGAGAAAGAGGATTAGGTATGTTAAGAGCTTTAATTTTGAATGAGTATGATGATGGACCTAAAATAGTTGAAATGGCCAGAAATTATAACCCACAAGGATTATTGATAAATTCACCAAGAAAAGATTTAATAAGATTTATGCCAGCTCTAAATATTACAGAAGATGAAATTAATATTATGATTAATATTTTAGAAAAAGTAATTATAGAATCAAGACTTTAA
- a CDS encoding SPOR domain-containing protein, with amino-acid sequence MKSKYSSFSIGLIIGLIISAIFASYITKLPIPFRDKIDQLQKENYALSSISKEKNLLKLQDCQKLMKNKKDLLINNPINDLNIINNDMNIINQYKEINNKTYYLQVGSYKNINNAQLFKNKIEKFLNLKIIIQTAKNKDYNVYRVLIGPFLDIKEIDTIQKNILDKHNIKSTIIIRQ; translated from the coding sequence ATGAAATCAAAATATTCATCATTTAGTATTGGATTAATTATAGGTTTAATAATTTCAGCAATTTTTGCATCTTATATAACTAAATTACCTATTCCATTTAGAGATAAAATAGATCAATTACAAAAAGAAAATTATGCTTTATCTTCTATTAGTAAAGAAAAAAATCTATTGAAACTACAAGATTGCCAAAAGCTTATGAAAAATAAAAAAGATTTATTAATCAATAATCCTATAAATGATTTAAATATCATAAATAATGATATGAATATAATTAATCAATATAAAGAAATAAATAATAAAACATATTACTTACAAGTAGGATCTTATAAAAATATTAATAATGCTCAATTGTTTAAGAACAAAATAGAAAAATTTTTAAATTTAAAAATTATAATTCAAACAGCAAAAAATAAAGATTACAATGTATATCGTGTTTTAATTGGTCCTTTTTTGGATATAAAAGAGATAGATACAATACAAAAAAATATCTTAGATAAACATAACATAAAGTCTACAATAATTATACGACAATAA
- the argS gene encoding arginine--tRNA ligase — protein sequence MLLKEQKIKLSLLLKNIIKDSINISIDNIVINQPKLLIHGDFSTNISLILSQKCQLSAMNIASILVDHLNNNIHLIEFIDKIEYVKPGFINFYRTHQSKVSIIKDIEQLSSNYGKKSKNNQKIIVEFVSANPTGPLHVGHARQAVIGDVLCNLYETIGYDVTREFYYNDSGNQIDNLVHSVIARAKNIDINSPLFPENGYKGEYIVDIVKQYLQRSSINNNGLLIESDGDIENLELLKKFAVAYLRKEQDIDLKAFNVKFDNYYLESSLYSSGLVEKTVNKIINNQFTYEKDGALWLKTTSLKTGDDKDRVMKKRDGSYTYFVPDIAYHKTKWDRGFKKAINIQGSDHHGTIARVRAGLQALKDSIPINYPTYILHKMVKIIKSGQEVKVSKRSGSYVTMSDLINWVGRDAARYFLIQRKADTEFTFDVDLAILKNEENPVFYIQYAHARMCSIIKKSTLSNEKIINANLELLRTTSEIELLKILSEFPEIVEQSVKELSPHNMAFWLRECASKYHQWYNSDKIITNNPDLTASRLRLMKATKQVLLNGLKIIGISAPESM from the coding sequence ATGCTTCTCAAAGAGCAAAAAATTAAATTATCTTTATTATTAAAAAATATTATAAAAGATAGTATCAATATTAGTATTGATAATATTGTTATCAATCAGCCTAAATTATTAATACATGGAGATTTTTCTACAAATATTTCTCTTATATTAAGTCAAAAATGTCAATTAAGTGCAATGAATATTGCTAGTATATTAGTTGATCATCTTAATAATAATATTCATTTAATTGAATTTATTGATAAAATTGAATATGTCAAACCTGGATTTATAAATTTTTATAGAACTCATCAATCTAAGGTTTCAATAATAAAAGATATTGAACAACTAAGTTCTAATTATGGAAAAAAATCTAAAAATAATCAAAAAATTATTGTAGAATTTGTTTCTGCTAATCCAACAGGTCCATTACATGTAGGTCATGCAAGACAGGCTGTAATAGGAGATGTTTTATGTAATTTGTATGAAACTATTGGGTATGATGTTACTAGAGAATTTTATTATAATGACTCTGGTAATCAAATTGATAATTTAGTACATAGTGTCATAGCACGAGCAAAAAATATAGATATAAATTCTCCTTTATTTCCAGAAAATGGATATAAAGGAGAATATATTGTAGATATTGTTAAACAATATCTACAAAGGTCTTCTATAAATAATAATGGTTTATTAATTGAATCAGATGGAGATATTGAAAACCTAGAATTGTTAAAAAAGTTTGCTGTAGCATATTTACGTAAAGAACAAGATATAGATTTAAAAGCATTTAATGTCAAATTTGATAATTATTATCTGGAAAGTTCTTTATACTCTAGTGGATTAGTAGAAAAAACTGTTAATAAAATCATTAATAATCAATTTACTTATGAAAAAGATGGAGCTTTGTGGTTAAAGACAACTTCTTTGAAAACAGGAGATGATAAAGATCGCGTAATGAAAAAACGAGATGGTAGTTATACATATTTTGTACCTGACATAGCTTATCATAAAACAAAATGGGATAGAGGATTTAAAAAAGCTATTAATATACAAGGTAGCGATCATCATGGTACTATAGCTCGAGTTAGAGCAGGATTACAAGCTTTAAAAGATAGTATACCAATTAATTATCCTACATATATTTTACACAAAATGGTTAAAATAATTAAATCAGGTCAAGAGGTTAAAGTTTCAAAAAGATCTGGTAGTTATGTGACTATGAGTGACTTAATTAATTGGGTTGGTAGAGATGCAGCTAGATATTTTTTAATACAACGTAAAGCTGATACAGAATTTACTTTTGATGTAGATTTAGCCATATTAAAAAATGAAGAAAATCCAGTTTTCTATATACAATATGCACATGCTAGAATGTGTTCTATCATTAAAAAATCTACATTAAGTAATGAAAAAATAATTAATGCAAACCTAGAACTATTAAGAACCACATCAGAAATAGAGTTATTAAAAATATTAAGTGAATTTCCTGAAATAGTAGAGCAATCAGTAAAAGAATTATCACCCCATAATATGGCATTTTGGTTAAGAGAATGTGCTTCTAAGTATCATCAATGGTATAATTCTGATAAAATTATTACTAATAATCCTGATTTAACTGCATCACGTTTAAGATTGATGAAAGCTACTAAGCAAGTTTTATTAAATGGTTTAAAAATAATTGGAATATCTGCTCCTGAAAGTATGTAA
- the leuA gene encoding 2-isopropylmalate synthase gives MMLTNPSKKYVPFRPFKKDFSERTWPSKIITKAPIWMTTDLRDGNQSLVDPMSTHQKLRFFDQLIKIGFKEIEIGFPSASQIEFDFIRKLIEEERIPDDVTIILLTQAREDLIKRTVESAIGAKNIMIHMYNSCAPSFRKIVFRMTRDEIKNLAIHGTELVRNYTSLYPKTEWRFEYSPEVFSTTELDFALDISNAVIDTWKPISTNKMVLNLPSTIESNTPNIYADQIEWMHNNLSHRDKILLSVHPHNDRGTSVAAAELSLLAGADRIEGCLFGNGERTGNVDLITLALNLYTQGISPGLDFSDIDEVIRCAEECNKISVHPRHPYAGDLVFTAFSGSHQDAIKKGFAQQKPDSIWEVPYLPIDPADLGRSYDAIIRVNSQSGKGGVAYLLEQEYGLIIPRRLQIEFSKIIQKLTDETGKEVTASTVYAIFKKEYLDQITPWKLIKHRIDGNPDSLENQKFNIKVELSYNNEIQIIEGTGNGAISAFISSLNIPIRISDYHEHAIGTGTNTQAACYVELRVENSSTSFGVGIDKDIVTASFKAVLSALNRYQNKQK, from the coding sequence ATTATGCTTACAAATCCATCTAAAAAATATGTGCCATTTCGTCCCTTTAAAAAGGATTTTTCAGAAAGAACATGGCCTAGTAAAATTATTACCAAAGCTCCAATATGGATGACAACTGATTTACGTGATGGTAACCAATCATTGGTAGATCCAATGAGTACTCATCAAAAATTGAGATTTTTTGATCAGTTAATTAAAATTGGTTTTAAAGAGATCGAAATAGGATTTCCTTCTGCATCACAAATAGAATTTGATTTTATACGTAAATTAATTGAAGAAGAAAGAATACCTGATGATGTAACAATTATACTTTTAACTCAAGCACGTGAAGATTTAATCAAAAGGACTGTTGAATCAGCTATTGGTGCAAAAAATATTATGATCCATATGTATAATTCTTGCGCCCCATCTTTTAGAAAGATAGTTTTTCGTATGACTCGTGATGAAATAAAAAATTTAGCTATTCATGGAACGGAATTAGTAAGAAATTATACTAGCTTATATCCAAAGACAGAATGGCGTTTTGAATATTCACCAGAAGTATTTAGTACAACAGAATTAGATTTTGCATTAGACATATCTAATGCAGTCATAGATACATGGAAACCTATATCAACTAATAAAATGGTTTTAAATTTACCATCTACTATAGAATCTAATACTCCAAATATATATGCTGATCAAATTGAATGGATGCATAATAATTTATCACATAGGGATAAAATTTTATTAAGTGTACATCCTCATAATGATAGAGGAACATCAGTAGCTGCTGCTGAACTATCTCTTTTAGCAGGGGCAGATAGAATAGAAGGCTGTTTATTTGGTAATGGTGAAAGAACTGGTAATGTAGATTTAATTACTTTAGCATTAAATTTATATACTCAAGGTATTTCACCAGGATTAGACTTTTCTGATATAGATGAAGTTATACGTTGTGCAGAAGAATGTAATAAAATTTCAGTACATCCTAGACATCCTTATGCTGGTGATTTAGTATTTACTGCTTTTTCTGGATCACATCAAGATGCTATTAAAAAAGGATTTGCACAACAAAAACCTGACTCTATTTGGGAAGTACCTTATTTACCAATTGATCCTGCAGATTTAGGAAGAAGCTATGATGCAATTATTAGAGTAAATAGTCAATCTGGTAAAGGAGGGGTAGCTTATTTATTAGAGCAAGAATATGGATTAATTATTCCTAGAAGATTACAAATAGAATTCAGCAAAATAATACAAAAATTAACAGATGAAACTGGCAAAGAAGTTACAGCATCAACAGTATATGCAATTTTTAAAAAAGAATATTTAGATCAAATTACTCCTTGGAAATTAATAAAACATCGTATAGATGGAAATCCAGATAGTCTTGAAAATCAAAAATTTAATATCAAAGTAGAACTTTCTTATAATAATGAAATTCAAATAATTGAAGGAACTGGTAATGGTGCTATCTCTGCATTTATTTCTTCTTTAAATATACCAATTAGAATTTCTGATTATCATGAGCATGCAATAGGTACTGGTACTAATACACAAGCAGCATGTTATGTAGAGTTGAGAGTTGAAAACTCAAGTACAAGTTTTGGTGTAGGTATAGATAAAGATATTGTAACAGCATCTTTTAAAGCAGTATTAAGTGCTTTAAATAGATATCAAAATAAACAAAAATAA
- a CDS encoding peptide chain release factor 3, which translates to MTIIHEEVKKRRTFAIISHPDAGKTTITEKILLFTGAIQIAGSIKSRKSNKFASSDWMEIEKQRGISVASSVMQIEFMDHILNLLDTPGHEDFSEDTYRVLTAVDAVLMVIDGAHGVEPQTIRLINVCRARNIPIITFVNKMDREVKEPLEIMAEIESYINMSVIPLSWPVGMGKNFHGVIDLIRNHMKIFKPGEDNLKQTCEIIYDINHQKLTNYGEDYKKAISEITLINDAMPKFMYDEFINCKQSPMFFGSAINNFGIKELLNALIKYAPSPQSMQTLQRLISPYEEKFSGVVFKIQANMNQFHRDRIAFIRISSGKFTRGMTLKLTRNKKEVKTNNVVSFLSKKRSILDEAYAGDIIGIPNHGTLRLGDVLTQGENLQFIGLPFFAPEIFQEIESKNPLRVKQFRTGLKQLGEEGAIQIFKPINENIILVGAIGNLQFEVIAHRLKLEYNAEVIFKPTKYIISRWIMSNNKKAMEKFIKLNSQNIALDVSEAIVYIASSKSQLKVAQELNPDIKFYTMKEYGSNEIY; encoded by the coding sequence ATGACTATCATTCATGAAGAAGTAAAAAAACGTAGGACATTTGCAATTATTTCTCATCCTGATGCAGGTAAAACAACTATTACAGAAAAAATATTATTATTTACAGGAGCTATACAAATTGCTGGTAGTATAAAATCTCGTAAATCTAATAAATTTGCTTCTTCAGATTGGATGGAAATAGAAAAACAAAGGGGTATATCAGTAGCATCATCTGTTATGCAAATAGAATTTATGGATCATATTTTAAATTTATTAGATACTCCAGGACATGAAGATTTTTCTGAAGATACATATAGGGTATTAACAGCAGTAGATGCTGTATTAATGGTTATAGATGGGGCTCATGGTGTTGAACCACAAACTATTAGATTAATTAATGTATGCAGAGCTAGAAATATACCAATAATTACTTTTGTAAATAAAATGGATAGAGAAGTAAAAGAACCATTAGAAATTATGGCAGAAATTGAATCATATATAAATATGTCAGTAATTCCTCTTTCTTGGCCAGTAGGAATGGGAAAAAATTTTCATGGAGTAATAGATTTAATAAGAAATCATATGAAAATTTTTAAACCAGGTGAAGATAATTTAAAGCAAACTTGTGAAATTATATATGATATTAATCATCAAAAATTAACTAATTATGGTGAAGATTATAAAAAAGCAATATCAGAGATTACATTAATAAATGATGCCATGCCAAAATTCATGTACGATGAATTTATAAATTGTAAACAATCTCCTATGTTTTTTGGTTCAGCTATTAATAACTTTGGCATAAAAGAATTATTAAATGCTTTAATAAAATACGCTCCATCTCCTCAATCTATGCAAACATTACAGAGATTGATATCACCATATGAAGAAAAATTTTCTGGAGTTGTATTTAAAATACAAGCTAATATGAATCAATTTCATAGAGATAGAATAGCATTTATACGTATTAGCTCTGGTAAATTTACTAGAGGGATGACATTGAAATTAACAAGAAATAAAAAAGAAGTTAAAACTAACAATGTTGTTTCTTTTTTATCTAAAAAAAGATCTATATTAGATGAAGCATATGCAGGAGATATAATAGGAATCCCTAATCATGGTACCTTAAGATTAGGAGATGTATTAACACAAGGTGAAAATTTACAATTCATAGGTTTACCTTTTTTTGCTCCAGAAATATTTCAAGAAATAGAAAGCAAAAATCCTCTTAGAGTTAAACAGTTCAGAACTGGGTTAAAGCAATTAGGAGAAGAAGGCGCGATTCAAATTTTTAAGCCTATAAATGAAAATATTATATTGGTAGGTGCTATAGGTAATTTACAATTTGAAGTTATAGCACATAGATTAAAACTAGAATATAATGCAGAAGTAATATTTAAACCAACTAAATATATAATTTCACGTTGGATCATGTCTAATAATAAGAAAGCTATGGAAAAATTCATTAAATTAAATAGTCAAAATATTGCATTAGACGTTTCAGAAGCAATTGTGTATATTGCTAGTTCTAAATCACAATTAAAAGTTGCTCAAGAATTAAATCCAGATATCAAATTTTATACAATGAAAGAATATGGTTCAAATGAAATTTATTAA
- a CDS encoding ClpXP protease specificity-enhancing factor SspB produces MKYTTKPYLIRAIYNWCIDNKYLPYILVYIDENLQIPLYLKNQDSIVFNIDPEAVYNLEINNHFINFEARFNGNKELLSINIDNIISIYAYENQIGLHFDIESSAKANNIENKSIKNKTKLRLVD; encoded by the coding sequence ATGAAATATACAACCAAACCATATTTAATACGTGCTATATATAATTGGTGTATAGATAATAAATATTTGCCATATATATTAGTATATATAGACGAAAATTTACAAATTCCATTATATTTAAAAAATCAAGATTCTATAGTTTTTAATATTGATCCAGAAGCTGTATATAATTTAGAAATAAATAATCATTTTATTAACTTTGAAGCTAGATTTAATGGTAATAAAGAATTATTATCTATAAATATAGATAATATAATATCAATTTATGCTTATGAAAACCAAATTGGTTTACATTTTGATATTGAATCTTCAGCAAAAGCAAATAATATAGAAAATAAATCTATAAAAAACAAAACTAAGTTACGTTTAGTAGATTAA
- a CDS encoding glutathione S-transferase N-terminal domain-containing protein: MMVLYSGTICPFSQRCRFVLFEKWMDFEIKDIDILNKPNDISIMNPYGKVPILVERDLVLYESNIINEYIDERFPHPQLMPSDPIMRARVRLFLYNFEKTLFSNIHKLEKRNDDIDTIEARNNIQNGLIQLAPILSKNKFMLGDDFSMLDISIAPLLWRLDYYGINLPKNAAPLQKYAERIFSRQAYIESLTPAEKIMRR; encoded by the coding sequence ATGATGGTACTGTATTCTGGGACTATTTGTCCTTTTTCACAAAGATGTAGATTTGTTTTATTTGAGAAATGGATGGATTTTGAAATTAAAGATATTGATATATTAAATAAACCTAACGATATTTCAATAATGAATCCTTATGGAAAAGTTCCTATATTAGTTGAGAGAGATTTAGTTTTATATGAATCAAATATTATAAACGAATATATAGATGAACGATTCCCTCATCCACAATTGATGCCTTCTGATCCTATTATGAGAGCTAGAGTCAGATTATTTTTATATAATTTTGAAAAAACATTATTTTCTAATATACATAAATTAGAAAAAAGAAATGATGACATTGATACAATAGAAGCAAGAAATAATATTCAAAATGGATTAATTCAATTAGCACCTATTTTATCTAAAAATAAATTTATGTTAGGAGATGATTTTTCTATGTTAGATATTTCAATAGCACCTTTATTATGGAGATTAGATTATTATGGTATTAATTTACCAAAAAATGCTGCTCCATTACAAAAGTATGCTGAACGTATTTTTTCTAGACAGGCATACATAGAATCACTTACTCCTGCAGAAAAAATAATGCGAAGATAA
- a CDS encoding Nif3-like dinuclear metal center hexameric protein, producing MYNIKNFYLLDWLENTLNSNSIKNDYAPNGMQIEGDTNISKILFGVTLNEQLIKLAIKNKANAIITHHGLLNYKENIVVKGIKRNRLKLILKNNINIFSYHLPLDVHISLGNNYQLAKLLDLHPILCKNQLPLTYCNGLLWIGTSKKINNIKDLCILIEKKLNRKPLYIGPKNKIINKIAWCTGAGQKMFSDAIELGADVYITGEISESSVHLARENNVGFISAGHHATERYGVKALSQYIMEKLNIETQFVDIDNPI from the coding sequence ATGTATAATATAAAAAATTTTTACTTATTAGATTGGTTAGAAAATACTCTAAATTCTAATAGCATAAAAAATGATTATGCTCCTAATGGAATGCAAATAGAAGGTGATACTAATATCTCTAAAATTTTATTTGGTGTTACTTTAAATGAGCAATTAATAAAGTTAGCTATTAAAAATAAAGCAAATGCTATCATCACTCATCATGGATTATTAAATTATAAAGAAAATATTGTTGTAAAAGGAATAAAACGTAATCGTTTGAAATTAATTTTAAAAAATAATATAAATATATTTTCTTATCATTTACCATTAGACGTTCACATATCTTTAGGTAATAATTATCAATTAGCAAAATTACTCGATTTACATCCAATTCTATGTAAAAATCAATTACCATTAACTTATTGTAATGGATTATTATGGATTGGTACTTCTAAAAAAATTAATAATATAAAAGATCTATGTATCTTAATAGAAAAAAAATTAAATAGAAAACCTTTATATATTGGCCCAAAAAATAAAATTATAAATAAAATAGCTTGGTGTACTGGAGCAGGACAAAAAATGTTTAGTGATGCTATAGAGTTAGGTGCTGATGTATATATCACAGGAGAAATTTCAGAATCAAGTGTACATTTAGCTAGAGAAAATAATGTAGGATTTATAAGTGCTGGTCATCATGCTACAGAAAGATATGGAGTAAAAGCTTTAAGTCAATATATAATGGAAAAATTAAACATTGAAACACAATTTGTTGACATAGATAATCCTATATAA
- a CDS encoding HIT domain-containing protein, with product MQNNCLFCNIAKGIINSEKVYEDDEFIAFNDIKPIAKIHILLIPKKHIISMQYIDDSDTELLGKMMILISKIAKLHCNINGFRLINNSGFIAKQEIMHLHFHIISDSNILK from the coding sequence ATGCAAAATAATTGTTTATTCTGTAATATAGCTAAAGGTATCATTAATTCAGAAAAAGTATACGAAGATGATGAATTTATAGCTTTTAATGATATTAAACCAATAGCAAAAATTCATATACTTTTAATACCAAAAAAGCATATTATATCTATGCAATATATTGATGATAGTGATACAGAATTGTTAGGTAAAATGATGATATTAATTTCTAAAATTGCTAAATTACATTGTAATATAAATGGATTCAGATTAATAAATAATTCTGGTTTTATAGCAAAACAAGAAATTATGCATTTGCACTTTCATATTATTAGTGATAGTAATATTTTGAAATAA
- a CDS encoding phosphoribosyl-ATP diphosphatase, whose protein sequence is MNNKIINTNDVLSNLANILESRLSEIDNDSNTKGSYTSQLFMNGPDAFLKKIGEESTELVMAAKDNISSKIVSEMADLWFHCLVLLSYYKLRPEDILVELKRREGISGITEKNSRTKI, encoded by the coding sequence ATGAATAATAAAATAATCAATACCAATGATGTATTATCAAATTTAGCTAATATTTTAGAATCTAGATTATCAGAAATAGATAATGATTCAAATACAAAAGGATCTTATACATCACAATTATTTATGAATGGACCTGATGCATTTTTAAAAAAAATTGGTGAAGAATCTACTGAATTAGTAATGGCTGCAAAAGATAATATTTCTAGTAAAATAGTTAGTGAAATGGCTGATTTATGGTTTCATTGTTTAGTTTTATTATCTTACTATAAATTACGTCCAGAAGATATTTTAGTTGAACTAAAACGTAGAGAAGGAATATCTGGTATAACTGAAAAAAATAGTAGAACAAAAATTTAA
- the hisI gene encoding phosphoribosyl-AMP cyclohydrolase, translating to MYKNDKNQQEWLNEIKFDENGLIQVIIQDINSKILLMSAWMNIETLQESLNTGYTVYWSRSRKQIWHKGYLSGNFQIIREIRLDCDGDVILMQVEQINSISCHTGRNSCFFRKLVQKNNNEFIWDIVDNVIKDPKLIYSSKDKNE from the coding sequence ATGTACAAAAATGATAAAAATCAACAGGAGTGGTTAAATGAAATTAAATTTGATGAAAATGGATTAATACAAGTAATTATTCAGGATATTAATAGTAAGATATTATTAATGTCAGCTTGGATGAATATAGAAACTTTGCAAGAGTCTTTAAATACTGGTTATACTGTTTATTGGTCAAGATCTAGAAAACAAATATGGCATAAAGGATATTTATCTGGAAATTTTCAAATAATTAGAGAAATTAGACTAGATTGCGATGGTGATGTTATATTAATGCAAGTAGAACAAATTAATTCTATTTCTTGTCATACTGGTCGTAATAGTTGTTTTTTTCGTAAATTAGTACAAAAAAATAATAATGAATTTATATGGGATATAGTGGATAATGTAATAAAAGATCCTAAATTAATATATTCTTCAAAGGATAAAAATGAATAA
- the hisF gene encoding imidazole glycerol phosphate synthase subunit HisF: MNKLNNIVNKSNLSCRIIPCLDVANGRVVKGINFINLKDAGDPVEIAKRYNDSGADELTFLDITATHEKKDLIFHIIEKVASQVFIPLTVGGGIKEISDIKKLLNSGADKVSINSAAILNPNLISEATNYYGSQCVTIAIDARKVSKSNEQDRWEVFTHGGRYATGLDAIKWAKKVTDLGAGEILLTSMDRDGTKSGFDIELISKISKVTNVPIIASGGVGNLQHIVDGVLLGHADAILAASIFHFGQYSIYDCKKFMQNNNICVRI, from the coding sequence ATGAATAAATTGAATAATATAGTTAATAAAAGTAATTTATCATGCAGAATAATTCCATGTTTAGATGTAGCTAATGGAAGGGTAGTTAAAGGTATAAATTTTATTAACTTAAAAGATGCTGGTGATCCTGTAGAAATAGCAAAAAGATATAATGATTCCGGTGCTGATGAATTAACATTTTTAGATATTACAGCAACTCATGAAAAAAAAGATTTAATCTTTCATATTATAGAAAAAGTTGCTTCTCAAGTTTTTATACCATTAACTGTAGGTGGTGGAATTAAAGAAATATCTGATATTAAAAAATTATTAAATTCTGGAGCTGATAAAGTTAGTATTAACAGTGCTGCAATATTAAACCCTAATTTAATTTCAGAAGCAACAAATTATTATGGTTCTCAGTGTGTAACAATTGCTATAGATGCACGTAAAGTTTCTAAAAGTAATGAACAAGATAGATGGGAAGTTTTTACTCATGGAGGGCGTTATGCTACTGGATTAGATGCTATAAAGTGGGCAAAAAAAGTCACTGATTTAGGAGCCGGAGAAATATTATTAACAAGTATGGATAGAGATGGTACAAAATCAGGTTTTGATATTGAATTAATAAGTAAAATATCAAAAGTTACTAATGTTCCAATAATTGCTTCTGGTGGGGTAGGAAATTTACAGCATATTGTAGATGGAGTCTTATTAGGGCATGCTGATGCTATACTTGCTGCAAGTATTTTTCATTTTGGTCAATATTCTATATATGATTGTAAAAAATTTATGCAAAATAATAATATTTGTGTAAGGATATAA